One stretch of Streptomyces sp. NBC_01142 DNA includes these proteins:
- a CDS encoding chaplin, whose translation MRQVTRKGLITMAAAGGVIAFGGGYAHADAGAHGGASNSPGVLSGNSIQAPVHVPVNVCGNTVNVVALLNPAMGNGCANVSTSGQTGNSGGSHAEGGSSNSPGVGSGNHVQAPVHVPVNACGNSVTIGGLLNPAVGNECGNGSDVDTPPGNPGEPGEPGEPGEPGEPGEPGEPGNPGEPGNPGEPGNPGNPGNPGEPGEPGTPGNPGNPGTPEVPTTPYEPNNPGAQNVTQPQGTDELAQTGAGPLGMLIPAGAGLLLGGVVLYRRARASA comes from the coding sequence ATGCGACAGGTCACCCGCAAGGGCCTGATCACCATGGCAGCCGCGGGCGGCGTCATCGCCTTCGGCGGTGGCTATGCGCACGCGGACGCCGGTGCTCACGGAGGCGCGTCGAATTCCCCGGGCGTACTGTCCGGGAATTCGATCCAGGCTCCGGTGCATGTCCCGGTCAATGTGTGCGGGAACACCGTAAACGTCGTCGCGCTGCTCAACCCGGCCATGGGTAACGGCTGCGCCAACGTGTCCACGTCCGGGCAGACGGGCAACAGCGGCGGGTCCCATGCCGAGGGCGGGTCGAGCAACTCTCCCGGTGTCGGCTCCGGCAACCACGTCCAGGCACCGGTCCACGTCCCCGTGAACGCCTGCGGGAACAGCGTCACCATCGGCGGCCTGCTCAACCCGGCCGTGGGCAACGAGTGCGGCAACGGCTCGGACGTCGACACTCCGCCTGGCAACCCCGGTGAACCTGGTGAGCCCGGTGAGCCCGGTGAGCCCGGTGAGCCCGGTGAACCTGGTGAGCCCGGCAACCCCGGTGAGCCCGGCAACCCTGGTGAGCCCGGCAACCCCGGCAACCCCGGCAACCCCGGTGAGCCCGGTGAGCCCGGTACGCCGGGAAACCCGGGCAACCCCGGTACGCCGGAAGTGCCGACTACTCCGTACGAGCCGAACAACCCCGGCGCGCAGAACGTCACCCAGCCCCAGGGCACCGATGAGCTGGCGCAGACCGGGGCCGGTCCGCTCGGAATGCTGATTCCGGCCGGTGCGGGTCTGCTGCTCGGGGGCGTGGTTCTGTACCGCAGGGCCCGCGCATCCGCCTGA
- a CDS encoding chaplin produces MIKKVVAVAAATGGLLLAGAGMAMAHTGAQGAAVNSPGIVSGNVIQAPIHVPVNACGNTISVVGLLNPTFGNTCVNY; encoded by the coding sequence ATGATCAAGAAGGTCGTCGCCGTCGCGGCTGCCACTGGTGGTCTGCTGCTCGCCGGTGCGGGCATGGCCATGGCTCACACGGGTGCCCAGGGTGCTGCGGTCAACTCGCCCGGCATCGTCTCGGGGAACGTCATTCAGGCGCCCATCCACGTGCCGGTGAACGCGTGTGGCAACACGATCTCTGTGGTCGGGCTGCTGAACCCCACCTTCGGCAACACCTGCGTCAACTACTGA
- a CDS encoding M20/M25/M40 family metallo-hydrolase: MSESNRADRTKPVTGEDEVVDLCRELIRIDTSNYGDHSGPGERAAAEYVAEKLAEVGLEPKIFESHKGRASTVARIAGEDPSRPALLIHGHTDVVPANADDWKHHPFSGEIADDCVWGRGAVDMKDMDAMTLAVVRDRLRSGRKPPRDIVLAFLADEEAGGTYGARYLVDKHPDLFEGVTEAIGEVGGFSFTVNENLRLYLVETAQKGMHWMRLTVEGTAGHGSMTNNDNAITELCEAVGRLGRHTWPVRVTKTVRSFLDELSDALGTPLDPEDMDATLAKLGGIAKMVGATLRNSAAPTMLGAGYKVNVIPGQATAHVDGRFLPGYEEEFLADLDRLLGPRVKREDVHGDKALETSFDGALVDAMQVALKAEDPIARAVPYMLSGGTDAKSFDDLGIRCFGFAPLKLPPELDFAGMFHGVDERVPVDGLKFGVRVLDRFLDQC, from the coding sequence GTGAGCGAGTCGAACAGGGCCGACAGGACCAAGCCCGTCACGGGCGAGGACGAGGTCGTCGACCTCTGCCGTGAGCTGATCCGGATCGACACCAGCAACTACGGTGACCACTCGGGCCCGGGGGAGCGTGCCGCGGCGGAGTACGTAGCCGAGAAGCTCGCCGAGGTGGGGCTCGAGCCGAAGATCTTCGAATCCCACAAGGGCCGCGCCTCCACCGTGGCCCGTATCGCGGGCGAGGACCCGTCCCGGCCCGCGCTGCTCATCCACGGCCACACCGATGTCGTACCGGCCAACGCCGACGACTGGAAGCACCACCCCTTCTCCGGAGAGATCGCGGACGACTGTGTCTGGGGCCGCGGCGCGGTCGACATGAAGGACATGGACGCGATGACCCTGGCGGTCGTACGGGACCGGCTGCGCAGCGGCCGCAAGCCGCCGCGCGACATCGTGCTGGCCTTCCTCGCCGACGAGGAGGCCGGCGGCACCTACGGGGCGCGGTATCTGGTCGACAAGCACCCGGATCTCTTCGAGGGCGTCACCGAGGCGATCGGCGAGGTCGGCGGTTTCTCCTTCACCGTCAATGAGAATCTGCGGCTCTATCTCGTCGAGACGGCGCAGAAGGGTATGCACTGGATGCGCCTCACCGTCGAAGGCACCGCCGGGCACGGCTCCATGACCAACAACGACAACGCGATCACCGAGCTCTGCGAGGCCGTCGGCCGGCTCGGCCGCCACACCTGGCCGGTCAGGGTCACCAAGACCGTGAGGTCCTTCCTCGACGAGCTCTCCGACGCACTCGGAACGCCGCTCGACCCGGAGGACATGGACGCGACGCTCGCCAAGCTCGGCGGCATCGCGAAGATGGTCGGCGCCACCCTGCGCAACTCCGCGGCGCCCACCATGCTCGGCGCCGGCTACAAGGTGAACGTCATCCCCGGACAGGCCACCGCCCATGTCGACGGCCGCTTCCTGCCCGGGTACGAAGAGGAGTTCCTGGCCGACCTCGACCGGCTGCTCGGGCCGCGGGTCAAGCGGGAGGACGTGCACGGCGACAAGGCGCTGGAGACCAGCTTCGACGGTGCGCTCGTGGACGCGATGCAGGTCGCGCTCAAGGCCGAGGACCCGATTGCCCGGGCCGTCCCGTACATGCTCTCCGGCGGGACCGACGCCAAGTCCTTCGACGACCTGGGCATCCGCTGCTTCGGCTTCGCGCCGCTCAAGCTGCCGCCGGAGCTGGACTTCGCGGGCATGTTCCACGGCGTGGACGAGCGAGTGCCGGTCGACGGCCTGAAGTTCGGTGTACGCGTGCTCGACCGATTCCTGGATCAGTGCTGA
- a CDS encoding DUF397 domain-containing protein, with product MTAVPEFEFRTSSVCQYNNNDPRCVEVATNVPGKVMVRNSVSGQTVEFTAVEWAEFLPGAKLGEFDVTA from the coding sequence ATGACCGCAGTTCCCGAGTTCGAGTTCCGCACGTCCAGTGTGTGCCAGTACAACAACAACGACCCCCGCTGTGTCGAGGTCGCCACCAACGTTCCCGGCAAGGTGATGGTCCGCAACTCCGTGAGCGGCCAGACGGTCGAGTTCACCGCCGTGGAGTGGGCGGAGTTCCTTCCTGGTGCCAAGCTGGGGGAGTTCGACGTCACGGCGTAG
- a CDS encoding helix-turn-helix transcriptional regulator: protein MAISASSSAQQARQALADRLAELCRDAGLTGRDIAARCEWSPSKSSRIMNGRTPPSAEDLRAWCRACGADGQAEDLIAMLRTAEGMWVGWRRMERAGLKQAQEARLPLYQRTRRFRSYSSWLVPGMIQTQPYTTAALQAIQRRRGLVDDVAEAVAVRMERQRVLYEGDRRFAFLVEESVIRSGIGGAEVMSGQLGHLISIASLPNVSLGVVPMRPDRERWPVEGFWIYDTAQVNVELVSGYLTITQPSEVAMYADTFGELADLAVYGAKARALITAAMNSIE from the coding sequence ATGGCTATCTCTGCATCTTCCAGTGCCCAGCAGGCCCGGCAAGCTCTCGCGGACCGACTCGCGGAGCTGTGCCGGGATGCCGGGCTGACCGGGCGCGACATTGCCGCACGCTGCGAGTGGAGCCCGTCCAAGTCCTCTCGGATCATGAACGGCCGGACACCCCCGTCCGCTGAGGACCTTCGGGCGTGGTGCCGGGCGTGCGGGGCCGATGGCCAGGCCGAGGACCTGATTGCCATGCTTCGGACCGCCGAGGGGATGTGGGTCGGCTGGCGGCGCATGGAGCGGGCCGGGCTTAAGCAGGCGCAGGAGGCCCGCCTACCGCTGTATCAGCGGACCCGACGCTTTCGTTCTTACTCCTCGTGGCTCGTGCCCGGCATGATCCAGACGCAGCCGTACACGACGGCAGCCTTGCAAGCCATTCAGCGACGGCGCGGTCTGGTGGACGATGTGGCCGAAGCGGTGGCCGTTCGTATGGAGCGCCAGCGGGTGCTGTACGAAGGTGACCGGCGGTTCGCATTCCTCGTTGAGGAGTCCGTGATCCGGTCCGGTATCGGCGGCGCTGAGGTCATGTCCGGGCAGCTTGGCCACCTGATCTCAATTGCCTCGCTTCCCAATGTCAGCTTGGGAGTTGTGCCCATGAGGCCGGATCGGGAGCGCTGGCCGGTCGAAGGGTTTTGGATCTATGACACGGCACAGGTCAACGTCGAGTTGGTTTCCGGCTACCTCACGATCACTCAGCCCAGCGAGGTAGCCATGTACGCCGACACGTTCGGGGAGTTGGCCGACTTGGCTGTCTACGGAGCAAAAGCCCGCGCACTGATCACAGCCGCCATGAACTCCATCGAGTGA
- a CDS encoding DUF6879 family protein, with amino-acid sequence MATAVREALAMAQRSAMHLEMRDSYMRDDPEFLRWQHGHRYDPNDRESWWRSWLDVVAETTGRGVVMRRLRVVSEPLSDYVRYEYDGTFTNVAAGEDVRWLPRSRARDLLLPVLDGWVMDEQTLILHHFSGDGQWTGPRMEVCHDPALAKQYAMAYEAAWERAIPHAEYRPS; translated from the coding sequence GTGGCAACAGCGGTACGTGAAGCTCTCGCAATGGCGCAGCGCTCAGCGATGCACCTTGAGATGCGGGACAGCTACATGAGGGACGACCCCGAGTTCCTCCGCTGGCAGCACGGGCACCGGTACGACCCGAACGACCGCGAGTCGTGGTGGCGGTCATGGCTGGACGTCGTGGCCGAGACGACCGGCCGAGGCGTGGTCATGCGGCGGCTGCGCGTTGTCTCCGAGCCGCTGAGCGACTACGTGCGGTATGAGTACGACGGCACGTTCACGAACGTCGCAGCGGGGGAGGACGTGCGTTGGCTGCCTCGCTCTCGCGCCCGTGATCTGCTGCTCCCTGTGCTGGACGGCTGGGTCATGGACGAACAGACCTTGATCCTTCACCACTTCAGCGGTGACGGTCAGTGGACCGGCCCGCGCATGGAGGTCTGTCACGATCCGGCGCTCGCCAAGCAGTACGCCATGGCGTATGAGGCGGCGTGGGAACGTGCGATCCCGCACGCGGAGTACCGGCCGAGCTGA
- a CDS encoding carbohydrate kinase family protein, translating to MRIAVTGSIATDHLMTFPGRFTDQLLADQLRHVSLSFLADRLEIHQGGVAANIAYGLAVLGHRPTLVGAVGADFADHGARLRAVGVDTASVRISETLHTARFVCTTDTDQNQIATFYAGAMAEAREIDLAAVARRTGGLDLVLIGADDPEAMLRHTEACRSLGLPFAADPSQQLAGLDRPQTRRLVHGARFLFTNAYEAALLRERTGWSEREVLGRVGTWITTLGADGVRLAGSGAPPVRVPAVPPDTVADPTGAGDAFRAGFLAGVARGWPHKRAARFGCALAAVVLETHGTQEYTKIPTGFRGDLAGVRGGT from the coding sequence ATGCGGATCGCCGTCACCGGCTCCATCGCCACCGACCATCTGATGACCTTCCCCGGCCGCTTCACCGACCAGCTCCTCGCCGACCAGCTCCGGCATGTCTCGCTCTCCTTCCTCGCCGACCGGCTCGAGATCCACCAGGGCGGAGTGGCCGCCAACATCGCGTACGGTCTGGCCGTCCTCGGGCATCGCCCCACCCTCGTCGGAGCCGTCGGCGCGGACTTCGCCGACCACGGCGCCCGCCTGCGGGCCGTCGGCGTCGACACCGCCTCGGTCCGTATCAGCGAAACCCTGCACACCGCACGCTTCGTCTGCACCACGGACACCGACCAGAACCAGATCGCCACCTTCTACGCCGGCGCCATGGCCGAGGCCCGCGAGATCGACCTCGCCGCGGTCGCCCGGCGCACCGGAGGTCTCGACCTCGTCCTCATCGGCGCCGACGACCCCGAGGCGATGCTCAGGCACACCGAGGCCTGCCGGTCCCTCGGGCTTCCCTTCGCGGCAGACCCCTCCCAGCAACTCGCCGGACTGGACCGCCCGCAGACCCGTCGGCTGGTGCACGGCGCCCGCTTCCTCTTCACCAACGCCTACGAGGCCGCGCTGCTGCGCGAGCGGACGGGATGGAGCGAGCGGGAGGTGCTGGGCCGGGTCGGCACCTGGATCACCACGCTGGGCGCGGACGGTGTCCGACTGGCGGGCTCCGGCGCCCCGCCAGTGCGCGTACCCGCCGTCCCGCCGGACACCGTCGCCGACCCGACCGGCGCGGGCGACGCTTTCCGGGCCGGCTTCCTCGCGGGCGTCGCACGGGGGTGGCCGCACAAGCGGGCGGCCCGCTTCGGCTGCGCCCTCGCCGCGGTCGTACTGGAGACACACGGCACCCAGGAATACACAAAGATCCCCACGGGATTCCGTGGGGATCTTGCTGGTGTCCGAGGGGGGACTTGA
- the metK gene encoding methionine adenosyltransferase, which translates to MSRRLFTSESVTEGHPDKIADQISDTLLDALLADDPHARVAIETLITTGQVHIAGEVSTTAHADVPTLVRNKILEIGYDSSSKGFDGASCGVSVSIGAQSPDIAQGVDTGGAGDQGLMFGYACDETPELMPLPIHLAHRFARRLAEVRGDGTVPYLRPDGKTQVTVEYLGRRPSRLNTVVVSSQHAPGIDLDTLLTPDIRRSVVEHVLGELADEGTKLETDGYRLLVNPTGRFEIGGPMGDAGVTGRKIIVDTYGGMARHGGGAFSGKDPSKVDRSAAYAMRWVAKNVVAAGLARRCEVQVAYAIGVAEPVGLFVETFETAVVAQPVIEKAVTEVFDLRPAALIRDLDLLRPIYARTAAYGHFGRELPDFTWERTDRADALRRAAGI; encoded by the coding sequence ATGTCACGTCGTCTGTTCACCTCGGAGTCCGTCACCGAGGGCCACCCCGACAAGATCGCCGACCAGATCAGCGACACCCTGCTCGACGCCCTCCTCGCGGACGACCCGCACGCCAGGGTCGCCATCGAGACCCTGATCACCACCGGCCAGGTGCATATCGCGGGCGAGGTCAGCACCACCGCCCACGCCGACGTGCCCACCCTGGTACGGAACAAGATCCTCGAGATCGGCTACGACTCCTCCTCGAAGGGCTTCGACGGAGCCTCGTGCGGGGTCTCGGTGTCTATCGGCGCGCAGTCGCCGGACATCGCGCAGGGCGTCGACACCGGGGGAGCGGGCGACCAGGGCCTGATGTTCGGGTACGCCTGCGACGAGACCCCGGAGCTGATGCCCCTGCCGATCCACCTCGCGCACCGCTTCGCGCGCCGTCTCGCGGAGGTCCGCGGGGACGGGACCGTCCCCTATCTGCGCCCCGACGGCAAGACCCAGGTGACTGTCGAATACCTGGGCCGCCGCCCGTCCCGGCTCAACACCGTCGTCGTCTCCTCGCAGCACGCCCCGGGCATCGACCTGGACACCCTGCTCACCCCCGACATCCGCCGCTCGGTCGTGGAACACGTCCTGGGCGAACTGGCCGACGAGGGAACCAAGCTGGAGACCGACGGCTACCGCCTGCTGGTCAACCCGACGGGGCGGTTCGAGATCGGCGGTCCCATGGGCGATGCGGGAGTGACCGGCCGGAAGATCATCGTCGATACGTACGGTGGGATGGCCCGCCACGGGGGCGGCGCGTTCTCCGGCAAGGACCCGTCCAAGGTGGACCGCAGCGCGGCGTACGCGATGCGCTGGGTCGCCAAGAACGTGGTCGCGGCCGGACTCGCCCGCCGCTGCGAGGTCCAGGTCGCGTACGCCATCGGCGTCGCCGAACCCGTGGGCCTGTTCGTCGAGACCTTCGAGACCGCGGTGGTCGCCCAGCCCGTCATCGAAAAGGCCGTCACCGAGGTCTTCGACCTCCGCCCGGCCGCGCTCATCCGCGACCTCGACCTGCTGCGCCCCATCTACGCGCGGACGGCTGCGTACGGACACTTCGGCCGCGAACTCCCCGACTTCACCTGGGAACGCACCGACCGTGCGGACGCCCTGCGCCGGGCGGCGGGAATCTGA
- a CDS encoding CPBP family intramembrane glutamic endopeptidase, producing MATTKHRAQARPGALARLRRHHAAFPLASAAALFAVLAVVRVAGAFAFPLMVLSVALSAAVLLALPRQEWAAAGVCRFAPLPAVVGTTLVALVYAQTYFATRAAFGDGDDNWTVWVPRLFEDLVPGVPMLGTAAMLLCLGVLVPVVEEVCYRGVLYRAVEQQRGTYTAIVVTALGWSLVHLGDYGLNPLNLRVICGVLPSVFLMGLALGVCRAVTGSALACACAQGACNLLLLGAVAVPL from the coding sequence ATGGCCACCACGAAGCACCGGGCGCAGGCCCGTCCCGGCGCGCTCGCCCGGCTGCGCCGCCACCATGCGGCCTTCCCGCTCGCCTCGGCCGCCGCGCTCTTCGCGGTGCTCGCGGTGGTCCGGGTCGCCGGCGCGTTCGCCTTCCCGCTGATGGTGCTCTCCGTCGCGCTGAGCGCCGCCGTCCTGCTCGCACTGCCCCGCCAGGAGTGGGCGGCGGCGGGCGTGTGCCGGTTCGCCCCGCTCCCCGCGGTGGTGGGCACGACGCTGGTCGCGCTGGTGTACGCACAGACGTACTTCGCCACCCGGGCGGCCTTCGGCGACGGCGACGACAACTGGACCGTGTGGGTCCCCCGGCTCTTCGAGGACCTGGTGCCGGGCGTCCCCATGCTGGGCACGGCGGCGATGCTGCTGTGCCTCGGCGTCCTGGTCCCCGTCGTCGAGGAGGTCTGCTACCGCGGCGTCCTGTACCGGGCCGTCGAGCAACAGCGCGGCACCTACACGGCGATCGTCGTGACCGCGCTCGGCTGGTCGCTCGTGCACCTGGGCGACTACGGCCTCAACCCGCTGAACCTCAGAGTGATCTGCGGCGTACTGCCCTCCGTCTTTCTGATGGGTCTGGCGCTCGGCGTCTGCCGTGCCGTCACCGGATCCGCCCTCGCCTGCGCATGCGCGCAGGGGGCCTGCAATCTCCTGCTGCTCGGGGCCGTCGCCGTCCCGCTCTGA
- a CDS encoding MMPL family transporter, translated as MTNPTKQGLPAAPAPDTGPGGTRPTGPPPAAVQRVLLRFAQRITSRPKTVILVWAVLIALCTPFALQLTSVLTDQGASKVVPGTSSARAEELTATSFPHRSQREVVLVLEADRVNTPEVRRFLAELDTTIAALQKDGEVERSSSAFTLHRDATAQFLTGIRARADAQAPAGDAGSRREFIDREIAQGRVPAPLEGPARAAVTARDAAAVSRIAGAFAAGTDWQNFPLDVPEEAAARLIAEDGTAALASVSYTAEAGNDPDVEGLRDSAGELLDKAGLGGQAEVHVTGELALIHDTYEKAESDNALMESVAYVIIFVVLLLFFRAIVPAVLTLVVIGLAMNVSQAALYLLGKEVTLTQFTVTIMTFVMLGAGVDYSMLLSSRYRQERLAGRAPREAAVQATVHAGESMLLAAIAVALAFGATLLSPVDWIPPLGYGGLLGIPIVLAAALTLTPCLLVLLGDRFFALGRAPLSDLEHTGAVGRHLRRTAEFARRRKVAIVVVFLAVTVPFALVVADSRSTADPVALSPATDSRDGFETVAERWGDAAVLPTVVVGASAAGTVDKGALSADGQQAVARLTDQLAATKGVASVDSATHPFGTRWTADEVAAMPQSLRDDYVARDGSLRFVVALEDDPYSPGAAAAVQRVEKVTAAARSTVGELDVGGATQVDRQYGSALSRSFWQMVVLVSIGVFVMLVIALRSLLVPIRLIGTIMLSNVWAVGLTVLIFHHWRGEAIIDDLPIFLTVLMMGLGMDYEIFLVTRVRDLARSGLSQEEATLQAVVDTGRVINAAGLVMAGSLGTMALSSTLMLQEYGAGLGLAVLLDATLIRMLFVPATLLLFRKYNWWMPSFGRSRQKAPG; from the coding sequence ATGACGAACCCGACCAAGCAAGGCCTGCCGGCCGCGCCCGCCCCGGACACCGGGCCGGGCGGTACGCGGCCAACGGGGCCGCCCCCGGCCGCAGTCCAGCGCGTACTGCTCCGATTCGCGCAGCGGATCACCTCCCGCCCCAAGACGGTGATCCTGGTGTGGGCGGTGCTGATCGCGCTCTGTACGCCCTTCGCCCTCCAGCTGACCTCCGTCCTCACCGACCAGGGCGCGTCCAAGGTCGTGCCCGGCACCAGCAGCGCACGCGCCGAGGAACTGACGGCCACGTCCTTCCCGCACCGCTCGCAGCGCGAGGTCGTCCTCGTCCTCGAAGCCGACCGGGTCAACACACCCGAAGTGCGCCGGTTCCTGGCCGAGTTGGACACCACCATCGCCGCCCTGCAGAAGGACGGGGAGGTTGAGCGCTCCTCGTCCGCCTTCACCCTCCACCGGGACGCGACCGCGCAGTTCCTCACCGGTATCCGCGCGAGAGCAGACGCACAGGCACCGGCGGGGGATGCCGGATCCAGACGCGAATTCATCGACCGGGAGATCGCCCAGGGCCGGGTACCGGCCCCGCTGGAAGGCCCGGCGCGCGCGGCCGTCACCGCCCGGGACGCCGCGGCCGTCTCCCGTATCGCAGGGGCGTTCGCGGCCGGAACCGACTGGCAGAACTTCCCGCTCGACGTACCGGAGGAAGCCGCCGCGCGACTGATCGCCGAGGACGGCACAGCGGCACTGGCATCCGTCAGCTACACCGCCGAGGCGGGCAACGACCCCGATGTCGAGGGCCTGCGCGACTCCGCCGGCGAACTCCTCGACAAGGCGGGCCTGGGCGGACAGGCCGAGGTCCATGTCACCGGTGAGCTCGCACTCATCCACGACACCTACGAGAAGGCCGAGTCCGACAACGCTCTGATGGAGTCGGTGGCGTACGTCATCATCTTCGTCGTCCTGCTGCTCTTCTTCCGCGCCATCGTGCCCGCCGTCCTCACCCTGGTCGTCATCGGGCTCGCGATGAACGTCAGCCAGGCGGCGCTCTATCTGCTCGGCAAGGAAGTGACGCTCACTCAGTTCACCGTCACCATCATGACGTTCGTGATGCTGGGCGCGGGCGTCGACTACAGCATGCTGCTCTCCTCCCGATACCGGCAGGAGCGGCTGGCGGGCCGCGCCCCCCGCGAAGCCGCCGTCCAGGCCACGGTGCACGCGGGCGAGAGCATGCTGCTGGCCGCCATCGCCGTGGCACTGGCCTTCGGTGCGACGCTGCTGTCGCCGGTCGACTGGATTCCGCCGCTCGGCTACGGCGGGCTCCTCGGCATCCCCATCGTGCTGGCCGCCGCCCTCACTCTCACCCCCTGCCTGCTGGTCCTGCTCGGCGACCGCTTCTTCGCCCTGGGACGCGCACCGCTGTCCGACCTGGAACACACCGGCGCCGTGGGGCGCCATCTGCGCCGCACCGCCGAGTTCGCCCGCCGCCGCAAGGTGGCGATCGTCGTCGTATTCCTCGCCGTGACCGTGCCGTTCGCACTGGTCGTGGCCGACAGCCGCTCCACGGCGGACCCCGTCGCACTCAGCCCCGCCACCGACTCCCGGGACGGCTTCGAGACGGTCGCCGAACGGTGGGGGGACGCCGCGGTGCTTCCCACCGTCGTGGTCGGCGCCTCCGCGGCCGGGACCGTGGACAAGGGAGCACTCTCGGCCGACGGACAGCAGGCGGTGGCCCGGCTGACCGACCAGCTCGCCGCGACGAAGGGCGTCGCCTCCGTCGACTCCGCCACCCATCCCTTCGGCACCCGGTGGACGGCGGACGAGGTCGCAGCCATGCCCCAGAGCCTGCGCGACGACTACGTCGCCCGCGACGGCTCCCTGCGGTTCGTCGTCGCCCTCGAGGACGATCCGTACTCACCCGGCGCGGCCGCGGCCGTACAGCGCGTGGAGAAAGTGACCGCCGCGGCGCGCAGCACCGTCGGAGAACTGGATGTCGGCGGCGCGACCCAGGTGGACCGCCAGTACGGCTCCGCCCTGAGCCGCAGCTTCTGGCAGATGGTCGTGCTCGTCAGTATCGGCGTGTTCGTGATGCTGGTCATCGCGCTGCGCTCGCTGCTCGTCCCGATCCGGTTGATCGGCACGATCATGCTGAGCAATGTCTGGGCGGTGGGCCTGACCGTACTGATCTTCCACCACTGGCGCGGCGAGGCGATCATCGACGATCTGCCGATCTTCCTCACGGTCCTGATGATGGGCCTCGGGATGGACTACGAGATCTTCCTCGTCACCCGCGTACGCGACCTGGCCCGCAGCGGCCTGTCCCAGGAGGAAGCCACCCTTCAGGCGGTGGTGGACACCGGGCGCGTGATCAACGCCGCCGGCCTGGTCATGGCCGGAAGCCTCGGCACGATGGCCCTGTCCTCCACCCTGATGCTCCAGGAGTACGGAGCCGGGCTCGGCCTCGCCGTCCTGCTCGACGCCACCCTGATCCGCATGCTCTTCGTGCCGGCGACCCTGCTGCTCTTCCGCAAGTACAACTGGTGGATGCCCAGCTTCGGCCGGTCGCGGCAGAAGGCGCCGGGGTGA
- a CDS encoding methyltransferase domain-containing protein: protein MSRVRLAARALRLAINKAHADPTADYDAASGDYDTFFSPVMGKHSIEALDTVPVTPGDTVVELACGTGHLTEEVVRRLNGSGAVYAVDKSPGMLQVAKDKVLPLADAAPGLHVELSEGDMDTFIESRPSDSADLVVVGWAICYTKPTRLLTQIERVLRPGGRVVVIETRADAHRALTERLERIFADDPSLLTGLIRVTLPKDAATVARWFIKAGLTVDSRRDGAQTIPAHTPEQAVEWVQRSGAAAGFKTAVDSDREQLVLDRIAAGLREHLARHGVLDIQHTFVVVTGTKQADSAAARRRAVGEEASVV, encoded by the coding sequence ATGTCACGCGTACGACTGGCCGCACGAGCACTGCGCCTCGCGATCAACAAGGCACATGCCGATCCCACGGCGGACTACGACGCCGCCAGTGGGGACTACGACACCTTCTTCAGCCCGGTGATGGGCAAGCACTCGATAGAGGCCCTCGACACCGTGCCCGTCACCCCCGGGGACACTGTCGTGGAACTGGCCTGCGGCACCGGCCACTTGACGGAGGAGGTCGTACGGCGGCTGAACGGCAGCGGCGCGGTGTACGCCGTCGACAAGTCGCCCGGGATGCTGCAGGTCGCCAAGGACAAGGTCCTTCCCCTGGCCGACGCCGCCCCCGGTCTGCACGTGGAGCTCTCCGAGGGCGACATGGACACCTTCATCGAGTCCCGGCCCTCGGACAGCGCCGACCTGGTCGTCGTCGGCTGGGCCATCTGCTACACCAAGCCGACCCGGCTGCTCACCCAGATCGAGCGGGTACTGCGCCCCGGCGGCCGCGTCGTCGTCATCGAGACCCGTGCCGACGCCCACCGGGCGCTCACCGAACGCCTCGAGCGGATCTTCGCCGACGACCCCTCCCTGCTGACCGGCCTGATCCGGGTCACGCTCCCCAAGGACGCGGCGACCGTCGCGCGCTGGTTCATCAAGGCGGGGCTGACGGTCGACAGCCGACGCGACGGTGCACAGACCATCCCCGCCCACACCCCCGAGCAAGCCGTCGAATGGGTCCAGCGCTCCGGGGCCGCGGCCGGTTTCAAGACCGCCGTCGACAGCGACCGCGAACAGCTGGTCCTGGACCGTATCGCCGCCGGACTGCGTGAACACCTCGCCCGGCACGGCGTCCTCGACATCCAGCACACCTTCGTCGTGGTCACCGGCACCAAACAGGCCGACAGCGCGGCCGCCCGCCGCCGGGCCGTGGGCGAGGAGGCATCGGTCGTATGA